Genomic window (Leishmania braziliensis MHOM/BR/75/M2904 WGS CADA00000000 data, contig 85, whole genome shotgun sequence):
gccaaGTCTTCACTCACGCGCTGCACTCCGACGCTGCTTCCCTCACGCGCAccgcgtcgtcggcgccaccgcgtggcTGCCCTTCTACCGCTCCcctgtccctccctcccaccatCTTGTGACTCTctattcccccctccctctcctaccCCCAAACATCCTCGCGAGCACCCAGTCCACGCCCACACgtcgctcctccaccagcatCGCACGCCCGCAGTTCGCTACACCGCCGTCTCGTCGCCTACACCCCCCACCAACACCCCCCGCATTcgtccttcccccctcttgctctctcaACGATGACCTCCACTCGGAACAAGTTCCTCCTGGCGCTTGTGgccctcgtgctgctcgccacctacgctgctgcggtgaagGGCGACTGCACTGTCGAGAACTGCGCGACGTGCCTTGAAGAGGACGCCACCAAGTGCGCGGAGTGCAAACCTGGCTACAAGCGGACCGACGCAGGCACTTGCGAGGAGATCTCCTGCGATGTCCCGAACTGCGCGATGTGCCTTGAAGAGGACGCCACCCAGTGCGCGGAGTGCAAACCTGGCTACAAGCCGACCGACGCAAGCACGTGCGAAGCGATCTCCTGCGATGTCCCGAACTGCGcgacgtgc
Coding sequences:
- a CDS encoding surface antigen-like protein, with translation MTSTRNKFLLALVALVLLATYAAAVKGDCTVENCATCLEEDATKCAECKPGYKRTDAGTCEEISCDVPNCAMCLEEDATQCAECKPGYKPTDASTCEAISCDVPNCATCAAGSTTQCAECKPGYKPTDASTCEAISCDVPNCATCAAGSTTQCAECKPGYKPTDASTCEAISCDVPNCAMCLEEDATKCKDCNAGYK